One genomic window of Prochlorococcus sp. MIT 0801 includes the following:
- a CDS encoding Fur family transcriptional regulator codes for MNTSKPDITKRQQQLLNELKRCPDELSGQELHRKFHNGQKAMGLTTVYRNLQVLVKQGLIRSRHLPNGEVLYAPVERDIHHLTCVSCGETTRLQGCPVKTMHIPQKASKKFELLFHTLEYFGLCQNCSQGLNA; via the coding sequence ATGAATACAAGCAAGCCTGACATAACTAAGAGACAGCAACAACTTCTCAATGAACTCAAGAGATGTCCTGATGAGTTGAGTGGACAAGAACTGCATAGAAAATTTCATAATGGTCAAAAGGCAATGGGTCTGACGACTGTATATAGGAACTTGCAAGTGTTAGTAAAGCAAGGTTTGATCCGCTCGAGACACCTCCCTAACGGCGAGGTCCTTTATGCCCCAGTTGAAAGAGATATTCATCATTTAACTTGCGTAAGCTGCGGGGAAACTACTCGATTGCAGGGATGCCCCGTCAAAACAATGCACATACCCCAGAAAGCCTCTAAAAAATTTGAGCTGTTGTTTCATACTCTTGAATACTTTGGCCTCTGCCAAAATTGTTCCCAAGGATTGAATGCTTGA
- the folE gene encoding GTP cyclohydrolase I — protein sequence MTSTAPNENVKDNLKDKISCKLVSEIIRERIKANGARFHANDNISDFIQPGELETLEREVATRVRDLLKTLLIDVDNDHNTQETAERVSRMYLNEVFKGRYHPQPKVTNFPNDRNLDEIYTLGPITVRSACSHHFVPILGDCWIGIKPGEKVIGISKFARVADWVFSRPHIQEEAVMILADEIERLCEPKGLAILVKAQHYCMKWRGVKEPETSMINSIVRGDFRHDASLKQEFFELVKQQSNFGKNY from the coding sequence ATGACTTCTACTGCTCCTAATGAGAATGTTAAGGATAATTTAAAAGATAAAATTTCTTGCAAATTAGTCTCAGAAATAATTCGTGAACGTATAAAAGCCAATGGAGCTAGATTCCATGCAAATGATAATATTTCTGATTTCATTCAGCCTGGAGAACTAGAAACTCTTGAGAGAGAAGTTGCAACCAGAGTTAGAGATTTGCTGAAAACTTTATTGATTGATGTTGATAATGACCACAACACTCAAGAAACTGCAGAACGAGTTTCCAGAATGTATCTAAATGAAGTATTTAAAGGCAGATATCACCCTCAACCTAAGGTTACTAATTTTCCTAACGATAGAAATTTAGATGAGATCTATACACTTGGACCAATCACTGTTCGATCAGCATGTTCTCATCACTTTGTTCCAATTCTTGGAGATTGCTGGATAGGAATAAAACCTGGAGAAAAAGTTATTGGAATATCGAAGTTTGCAAGAGTAGCTGATTGGGTCTTTTCTAGGCCACATATTCAAGAAGAAGCTGTCATGATTCTTGCTGATGAAATAGAGAGATTATGTGAACCCAAAGGTCTTGCAATCCTTGTTAAAGCACAACATTATTGTATGAAATGGCGAGGAGTCAAAGAGCCTGAAACCAGCATGATCAACTCAATCGTTAGGGGTGATTTTCGCCATGATGCAAGTTTGAAGCAGGAGTTCTTTGAACTTGTTAAGCAACAATCCAATTTCGGTAAAAATTACTAA
- the infB gene encoding translation initiation factor IF-2, which translates to MTSSGKIRIYELSKDLNLDNKDVLDAARKLAIAAKSHSSSISSLEANQIKDFLKTSNTEKTTIKASKKLDKQILSVKKSPVKTQKNQKNESKNTPDQSELSQVKLNTPLKPSQILVTNQGASQANNQKTLKNKFPAQQQITAPPKPNKPLPPKPREEVKPTISKPLTQTERKIPHPEQKKDEQFINQPKRSELTKKPIGQPQQINRQEPKRTLAPPSRPKINIQDKKNLQPNIQKTKTRTNQDDISPQKVGQGNIQRSKSQNKQNPPSRTTQPPTKENTLELVGAPIRREKPVNKPQTNEVRTKPVMPLRPGAPKKPTSANRQGLSNRPSPNNRMGGAGRPGSPNRQGLNRGGVANRPTQGQNRPGANNRAGAPVRTGAPARGAIQNRPGVPTRSIGGPNRANNRPGVPSGMRKPVAPSELMQLQKPQARPKAPQRKTDSPTSPRPKRENSTGARPPVNRPTPAAPKKPTYRPGGTAAAPRRTGRPDWDDSAKLDALRNKSPQKQRQKVHIIGENDDALTAERGGFAGEQQAVVLSESLARPSKPKAGKRNNGKPLTALKKRKKETTRQRQRRRAMELRAAREAKLVRPEMIVVPEDNLTVQELADMLSVESSEIIKSLFFKGITATVTQSLDLATIETVAEEFGVPVLQDDVEEAAKKTVEMIEEGDLKYLIRRPPVVTVMGHVDHGKTSLLDAIRKARVAAGEAGGITQHIGAYQIETEHDGSTKKLTFLDTPGHEAFTAMRARGTRVTDVAILVVAADDGVRPQTLEAISHARAAKVPIVVAINKIDKEGSSPDRVKQELSEQDLLSEEWGGDVVMVPVSAIKGENIDKLLEMVLLVTEVEDLQANPDRLAKGTVIEAHLDKAKGPVATLLVQNGTLKSGDVVAAGPILGKVRAMVDENGSRIKEAGPSFPVEALGFSEVPTAGDEFEVYPDEKAARAVVGERANDARAARLAQQMASRRVSLSSMSGQASEGELKELNIILKADVQGSLEAILGSLEQLPKDEVQVRVLLSAPGEITETDVDLAAASGAVIVGFNTSMASGAKRAADANGVDVRDYEVIYKLLEDIQLAMEGLLEPEMIEEALGVAEVRAIFSIGKSAVAGCYVINGKIQRNCRARVKRGKQVVFEGDLDSLKRNKDDVKDVSTGFECGIGCDRFANWEEGDQIEAFKLVTQRRKLTT; encoded by the coding sequence ATGACCAGCAGCGGTAAAATCAGAATTTATGAATTGTCCAAGGATTTAAACCTTGACAATAAAGATGTGCTAGACGCAGCTCGAAAACTTGCAATAGCAGCAAAGAGCCACAGCAGCTCGATAAGCAGTCTTGAGGCAAATCAAATCAAAGATTTTCTAAAAACTAGCAATACTGAAAAAACCACTATTAAAGCCAGTAAGAAATTAGACAAACAAATTCTTTCTGTTAAAAAAAGTCCTGTCAAAACTCAAAAGAATCAGAAGAACGAATCTAAAAATACCCCCGATCAATCAGAACTTTCACAGGTAAAGTTAAATACCCCTTTAAAGCCAAGTCAAATTTTAGTTACAAACCAAGGAGCTTCACAAGCAAATAACCAAAAAACTTTAAAAAATAAATTTCCTGCACAACAACAAATAACCGCACCCCCTAAACCAAATAAACCATTACCTCCAAAGCCTAGAGAAGAAGTAAAACCAACTATTTCCAAGCCTTTAACTCAAACTGAGCGAAAGATTCCACATCCCGAACAAAAAAAAGATGAACAATTCATCAACCAACCAAAAAGATCTGAATTAACTAAAAAACCAATTGGTCAACCACAGCAAATTAATCGTCAGGAACCAAAGAGAACATTAGCACCACCAAGCAGACCAAAAATAAATATTCAAGATAAAAAAAACTTACAACCTAATATCCAAAAAACAAAAACAAGAACGAATCAGGATGATATTTCTCCTCAGAAAGTTGGTCAAGGGAATATCCAAAGAAGTAAAAGTCAAAACAAACAGAATCCACCGTCGAGGACAACTCAGCCTCCAACCAAAGAAAATACTCTTGAACTTGTAGGTGCACCAATACGAAGAGAAAAGCCTGTAAATAAACCTCAGACGAACGAAGTAAGAACTAAGCCCGTAATGCCATTAAGGCCAGGCGCGCCAAAAAAACCAACCTCTGCAAATCGTCAAGGATTATCAAATCGACCTAGTCCTAATAACAGAATGGGAGGGGCAGGTCGACCAGGTTCGCCAAATCGTCAAGGTCTCAATCGAGGTGGAGTAGCAAATCGACCTACTCAAGGTCAAAACCGTCCAGGTGCTAATAATCGAGCTGGAGCGCCAGTGCGTACTGGGGCTCCAGCTCGAGGGGCTATACAAAACAGACCTGGAGTTCCTACCAGGTCCATTGGTGGGCCAAACCGTGCTAATAATCGACCAGGCGTTCCATCTGGTATGAGGAAACCAGTTGCACCTAGTGAATTGATGCAACTGCAAAAGCCACAAGCCAGACCAAAGGCTCCACAAAGAAAAACTGATTCTCCAACTAGCCCTAGGCCTAAAAGAGAAAACTCAACTGGAGCAAGGCCACCGGTAAACAGGCCAACTCCAGCAGCTCCTAAAAAGCCAACTTATAGACCTGGTGGTACCGCTGCAGCACCAAGAAGGACAGGAAGACCTGATTGGGATGACAGTGCAAAGCTTGATGCTTTAAGAAATAAATCTCCTCAAAAACAGCGTCAAAAAGTCCATATTATTGGAGAAAATGATGATGCACTAACTGCAGAAAGAGGTGGATTCGCAGGGGAACAACAAGCAGTTGTTCTCTCAGAGAGCTTGGCTCGACCATCAAAGCCCAAGGCTGGAAAGAGAAACAATGGGAAGCCTTTAACTGCTCTAAAAAAACGTAAAAAAGAAACAACTCGCCAAAGGCAAAGAAGACGTGCGATGGAATTAAGAGCAGCTAGAGAAGCAAAACTTGTAAGACCGGAAATGATTGTTGTCCCAGAAGACAATCTCACAGTTCAAGAGCTTGCTGACATGTTGAGTGTTGAAAGTTCCGAAATCATTAAATCATTATTTTTCAAAGGAATTACTGCAACCGTTACTCAATCACTAGATCTAGCGACAATCGAGACAGTTGCTGAGGAATTCGGAGTACCAGTTCTTCAAGATGATGTTGAAGAAGCAGCGAAGAAGACAGTTGAAATGATTGAGGAGGGAGATTTAAAATACTTAATTAGAAGACCTCCCGTCGTTACAGTGATGGGGCACGTTGATCATGGAAAAACATCTTTACTAGACGCTATTAGAAAAGCAAGAGTTGCAGCAGGGGAAGCTGGAGGAATTACTCAACACATCGGTGCTTATCAAATTGAGACTGAACATGATGGATCAACTAAAAAACTAACTTTTCTGGACACCCCTGGGCATGAAGCTTTTACAGCGATGAGAGCTAGAGGCACTAGGGTCACAGATGTAGCGATTTTAGTTGTAGCTGCTGATGATGGGGTTAGGCCTCAAACCCTAGAAGCTATTAGCCATGCAAGAGCAGCAAAAGTCCCCATTGTCGTAGCAATAAACAAAATTGATAAAGAAGGATCTTCTCCCGATCGTGTAAAACAAGAGTTATCAGAGCAGGATTTATTGTCAGAAGAATGGGGAGGAGACGTGGTAATGGTTCCCGTTAGTGCAATTAAAGGCGAAAACATCGATAAACTTTTAGAGATGGTTTTGCTCGTAACTGAAGTAGAGGATTTACAAGCAAACCCAGACAGATTGGCTAAAGGTACCGTTATCGAAGCCCACTTAGACAAAGCAAAAGGGCCTGTTGCAACATTATTAGTTCAAAATGGTACCCTCAAATCAGGAGATGTAGTCGCAGCTGGGCCAATACTTGGAAAAGTAAGAGCGATGGTGGATGAAAATGGATCCAGGATTAAAGAAGCAGGTCCATCTTTTCCAGTCGAAGCCCTTGGCTTTAGCGAAGTACCAACAGCTGGTGATGAGTTCGAAGTTTATCCAGATGAAAAAGCCGCGAGAGCAGTGGTTGGAGAACGAGCAAACGATGCTCGTGCAGCGCGACTTGCTCAGCAAATGGCTTCAAGACGAGTTTCACTTTCGTCGATGTCTGGGCAAGCAAGTGAGGGTGAACTTAAAGAATTAAATATTATCCTCAAAGCTGATGTTCAAGGAAGCTTAGAAGCAATACTTGGTTCTCTAGAGCAGCTTCCTAAAGACGAAGTCCAAGTCAGAGTATTGCTCTCAGCTCCAGGTGAAATCACAGAGACTGATGTTGACTTAGCAGCGGCCTCTGGTGCTGTAATAGTTGGATTCAATACTTCAATGGCATCAGGCGCCAAACGAGCCGCTGATGCAAATGGCGTTGACGTAAGAGACTACGAGGTTATTTATAAGCTTTTAGAAGATATCCAATTAGCGATGGAGGGTCTTCTAGAACCAGAAATGATAGAAGAAGCTCTTGGGGTGGCTGAGGTTAGAGCAATATTCTCCATTGGTAAAAGTGCCGTTGCTGGTTGCTACGTAATAAATGGAAAGATACAACGTAATTGCCGAGCCAGAGTTAAAAGAGGAAAACAAGTAGTTTTCGAAGGCGATCTAGACTCATTGAAAAGGAATAAAGATGACGTCAAGGATGTATCAACAGGGTTCGAATGTGGAATAGGTTGTGATCGCTTTGCAAACTGGGAAGAAGGTGATCAAATTGAAGCATTCAAGCTTGTAACCCAAAGAAGAAAGTTAACAACTTAA
- the nusA gene encoding transcription termination factor NusA translates to MALVLLPGLNNLIEDISEEKKLPSQVVEAALREALLKGYERYRRTLYLGISEDPFEEDYFSNFDVGLDLEEEGYRVLASKIIVEEVESDDHQIAIVEVKQVADDAQVGDTVVLDVTPEKEDFGRMAASTTKQVLAQKLRDQQRRMIQEEFADLEDPVLTARVIRFERQSVIMAVSSGLGRPEVEAELPRRDQLPNDNYRANATFKVFLKEVSEIPRRGPQLFVSRSNAGLVVYLFENEVPEIQEGSVRIVAVAREANPPSRAVGPRTKVAVDSIEREVDPVGACIGARGARIQQVVNELRGEKIDVIRWSSDPVQYICNSLSPARVEVVRLVDPEGQHAHVLVPPDQLSLAIGREGQNVRLAARLTGWKIDIKNSQEYDQATEDSEVAELISQREEEESLQREAEKRLEAEQAARAEEDARLRELYPLPEDEEEFQDEQLSDIDNNETESESEESDIEETIEEGVASEDKIITEEEGTR, encoded by the coding sequence ATGGCTCTTGTTCTACTCCCAGGCTTAAATAACTTAATTGAAGACATTAGTGAGGAAAAAAAGCTTCCATCACAAGTCGTCGAAGCTGCTTTGAGAGAAGCACTTTTAAAAGGTTATGAACGATATCGAAGAACTCTTTATTTAGGTATCAGTGAAGATCCTTTTGAAGAAGATTATTTTAGTAACTTTGATGTTGGATTGGATCTAGAAGAGGAGGGTTACAGAGTTTTAGCAAGTAAAATAATAGTTGAGGAGGTTGAGAGTGATGATCATCAAATAGCAATTGTTGAGGTTAAGCAAGTTGCTGATGACGCTCAAGTTGGCGATACCGTTGTACTAGATGTGACTCCAGAGAAAGAAGATTTTGGAAGAATGGCTGCATCTACAACCAAGCAAGTTTTAGCTCAAAAATTGAGAGATCAGCAGAGAAGAATGATTCAAGAGGAGTTTGCTGACCTAGAAGATCCAGTTCTAACTGCCAGGGTCATTAGATTTGAAAGGCAGTCAGTTATTATGGCAGTTAGCTCTGGTTTAGGTAGACCAGAAGTAGAAGCAGAGCTTCCAAGACGAGATCAATTGCCAAATGATAATTATCGAGCAAACGCAACATTTAAAGTATTTCTCAAAGAAGTTAGTGAAATTCCTAGGAGAGGGCCTCAACTTTTTGTCAGCAGGTCAAACGCCGGATTGGTTGTATATTTATTTGAGAATGAAGTTCCTGAAATTCAAGAAGGTTCAGTACGTATTGTTGCTGTTGCTCGTGAAGCAAATCCACCTTCAAGAGCAGTAGGTCCCAGAACAAAAGTAGCTGTTGACAGTATCGAAAGAGAGGTGGACCCTGTTGGAGCATGCATTGGTGCTAGAGGGGCTCGCATTCAACAAGTGGTAAATGAACTTCGTGGAGAAAAAATAGATGTAATTCGTTGGTCTTCAGACCCTGTTCAATACATCTGTAACTCATTAAGTCCTGCAAGAGTTGAAGTAGTTAGACTTGTTGATCCTGAAGGTCAGCATGCTCATGTCTTGGTTCCACCAGATCAACTTAGCCTCGCAATCGGAAGAGAAGGGCAAAATGTAAGACTTGCTGCAAGGCTCACAGGATGGAAAATAGATATCAAAAATTCACAAGAATATGATCAAGCCACTGAAGATTCCGAGGTTGCAGAATTAATTTCTCAAAGAGAAGAAGAAGAATCTTTACAGAGAGAAGCTGAGAAGAGATTAGAAGCAGAACAAGCAGCTAGAGCTGAAGAAGATGCACGTTTAAGAGAGCTTTACCCCCTTCCAGAAGACGAAGAAGAGTTTCAAGATGAGCAGTTGTCAGACATCGATAATAATGAAACAGAATCTGAATCTGAAGAAAGTGATATTGAAGAAACAATCGAAGAAGGGGTTGCTTCTGAAGATAAAATAATTACAGAAGAGGAAGGAACCCGGTGA
- a CDS encoding DUF3493 domain-containing protein has protein sequence MSNSNKPDSNLDPNLKARLLKETKNPYRGLRRTVWIALFGSAALGLFIMVTNVIAGDNVSINDLAIQTSALVIIGFLLFKDRSKEDADK, from the coding sequence TTGAGTAATTCTAATAAGCCTGATTCCAATTTGGATCCAAATTTAAAAGCTCGACTGTTGAAGGAGACTAAAAATCCTTATCGGGGATTAAGAAGAACTGTCTGGATTGCACTCTTCGGGTCAGCGGCCCTAGGCTTGTTTATTATGGTTACCAACGTAATTGCGGGAGATAATGTATCCATTAATGACCTTGCAATCCAAACTTCAGCATTAGTAATTATCGGCTTTTTGTTATTTAAAGACAGAAGCAAAGAAGATGCAGATAAGTAA
- a CDS encoding ATPase, translating into MRQVWLISGPPGCGKTSWILDRLKKHNSSCGFLRLSGFSENSLEQANSNEIDYVFLKDQIPQLIDLSKSSDQLCTDQDGLLLFIELPQFYLPKESGLAGIDRRVINQLENLKLIPDKYLHFGRDNELPIVDTLNFEKIESLSINLNETVWDPPSLNTFWFELVNGAYGDVYRAKALMNIIDGRFMLFNWIVSRNGSQFLQLNNFAPPKGRPQRISQLIIQGRNLDFVSIKSTVNLCLVNDAVLQFHQASLGNQQLAAT; encoded by the coding sequence ATGCGTCAGGTCTGGTTAATTTCAGGTCCTCCAGGTTGTGGTAAAACCAGTTGGATCCTTGATAGATTAAAAAAACATAATAGTTCTTGTGGTTTTCTTCGCCTTTCAGGATTCTCAGAGAACTCTTTGGAACAGGCAAACTCTAATGAGATTGATTATGTATTTCTTAAAGATCAAATACCACAGCTAATAGATTTATCTAAATCCTCTGATCAACTCTGTACTGATCAAGATGGTTTGTTGTTATTCATTGAGCTTCCACAGTTTTATCTTCCTAAGGAATCTGGATTGGCTGGCATTGATCGACGTGTTATTAACCAGCTTGAGAATTTAAAACTTATACCTGATAAATATCTCCATTTTGGCCGTGACAATGAATTGCCAATTGTTGACACATTAAACTTTGAAAAGATCGAATCCTTAAGTATCAACCTCAATGAAACTGTTTGGGATCCGCCAAGCCTAAATACTTTTTGGTTTGAATTAGTTAATGGTGCATATGGAGATGTATATCGAGCAAAAGCCCTGATGAATATCATTGATGGACGATTTATGTTGTTCAACTGGATTGTTAGTCGAAATGGTTCGCAGTTTTTGCAACTAAATAATTTTGCGCCACCCAAAGGGAGACCTCAGCGAATATCGCAACTAATTATTCAAGGAAGAAATCTTGATTTTGTAAGCATTAAATCTACTGTCAATCTTTGTCTTGTAAATGATGCTGTATTGCAGTTCCATCAAGCTTCTCTTGGCAATCAACAATTAGCAGCAACTTAA
- a CDS encoding GLTT repeat protein, translating to MTTNNSTNQKEIEGPSHCGSKPKKIAFGIAPLGFISIGIVPMGIVSIGIVPMGVVSIGAVAMGVLNASIIGMGIFSAGITTMGLKVWSPENNALQESINRSNSSSSKNIYAYPTKAQAEIEAKKIGCNGVHKMGKLWMPCAIHINPN from the coding sequence ATGACAACCAACAATAGTACTAATCAAAAAGAGATCGAAGGTCCTTCGCATTGTGGAAGCAAACCAAAAAAAATTGCATTTGGCATAGCACCACTTGGATTCATTTCCATTGGAATTGTTCCCATGGGGATTGTTAGCATTGGAATTGTTCCCATGGGTGTCGTTTCTATTGGCGCTGTAGCCATGGGAGTATTGAATGCATCAATAATCGGTATGGGAATATTTTCTGCCGGAATAACAACCATGGGTCTAAAGGTATGGAGTCCAGAAAACAATGCTCTTCAGGAGTCAATCAATCGTTCTAATTCTTCGTCTTCAAAAAATATATATGCATATCCAACCAAAGCTCAGGCAGAGATCGAAGCCAAAAAGATCGGATGCAATGGTGTCCATAAGATGGGTAAATTATGGATGCCTTGTGCAATCCATATAAACCCTAACTAA
- a CDS encoding DUF3721 domain-containing protein: MDKLKPILSTIILSLSFSLIGCSDNSQTQGTPSLFETKIEAEKAAKDFNCTGAHKMGDKWMPCKSHSAHEDKENNNSRNEHHHHH; this comes from the coding sequence ATGGACAAACTTAAGCCTATTCTCTCCACAATTATTCTTTCTTTATCATTTTCACTAATAGGATGTTCAGATAATAGTCAAACACAAGGTACTCCCTCTCTTTTTGAGACAAAAATAGAAGCCGAAAAAGCAGCCAAGGATTTCAATTGCACTGGAGCTCATAAAATGGGTGACAAATGGATGCCTTGTAAAAGTCATTCTGCTCATGAAGATAAAGAGAATAACAACTCAAGAAATGAACATCACCATCATCACTAG
- a CDS encoding phosphoesterase, whose amino-acid sequence MIERWALISGLKGDLETYALIQKNLKKIQGDIKLFVLGDMVGAARNCDALIDRLINPLPGDFKPQCIYGWWEDQLLAERGYRGEQKADALRLNEGESVVKALVNAVDPYYLNWLASLEFGFVELDCGLIHGSSKDVGDSLTKDTPPLILLDRLTRLGVNRLFTARSAQQFHLELTDAVVNSYVKDLGGNRKQEQRMPKRGVIGIGAGAYYTLYDVGSDKTHFLNVLDQPKSTARGFG is encoded by the coding sequence ATGATTGAACGCTGGGCATTAATAAGTGGTTTAAAGGGCGACCTTGAGACTTATGCACTTATTCAAAAGAATTTAAAAAAAATTCAAGGAGATATAAAATTATTTGTTTTGGGTGACATGGTAGGAGCAGCAAGAAATTGCGATGCATTGATCGACCGTCTAATCAATCCTCTCCCTGGCGATTTCAAGCCCCAATGTATTTATGGTTGGTGGGAAGATCAGCTACTTGCAGAACGGGGTTATCGTGGAGAACAAAAGGCAGATGCTTTAAGACTAAATGAAGGAGAAAGCGTAGTTAAAGCTCTTGTAAATGCGGTTGATCCGTATTATTTAAATTGGTTGGCTTCTCTTGAATTTGGATTTGTCGAATTGGATTGCGGATTGATTCATGGAAGTTCTAAAGACGTTGGAGATTCTCTAACAAAGGACACACCTCCTCTTATCCTTTTGGACCGTCTTACTCGACTTGGTGTGAATAGATTGTTTACAGCAAGAAGTGCTCAACAATTTCATCTTGAATTGACTGACGCTGTAGTTAACTCATACGTCAAAGATTTAGGTGGTAATCGTAAGCAAGAACAGAGAATGCCTAAGAGAGGAGTTATAGGAATTGGTGCTGGCGCTTATTACACTCTTTATGATGTTGGAAGTGATAAAACTCACTTTCTTAATGTTCTTGATCAGCCTAAATCAACTGCAAGGGGATTTGGGTAA
- a CDS encoding metallophosphoesterase: MKQAVISCLHANLPAVEAVLNDIDRQGIDIITCLGDLVGYGPHPNEVVELIRERNIATCQGCWDEDVVDGLDACDCSYPSQLAERRGHEAHKWTTTKLSNKNKSFLASLPKSIRRNKLLFVHGSPNSQHEYLLPDMDAFAALERVEMAGAETLFCGHTHLPYLRELGNGTIRVSLKNSPKNKLENKEMNLPMRRIVNAGSVGEPRHGGINATYVIYDDETNNIDIKEVSYDINRTCKAIIEVGLPHIFAWRLSHGFEFAELAEDASHVCER, from the coding sequence ATGAAACAAGCAGTTATCTCATGTTTACATGCCAACCTCCCTGCTGTAGAGGCTGTACTTAACGACATCGATCGTCAAGGAATTGATATCATTACTTGCCTTGGTGACTTGGTGGGCTATGGACCGCATCCAAATGAGGTTGTGGAGTTAATAAGAGAGCGTAATATTGCCACCTGTCAGGGTTGTTGGGACGAAGATGTTGTCGATGGACTTGATGCCTGTGATTGTAGCTATCCCTCCCAACTTGCCGAAAGACGTGGACACGAAGCTCACAAATGGACTACTACAAAGTTGTCGAATAAAAATAAGAGTTTTCTAGCTAGCCTTCCAAAATCTATACGTAGAAATAAATTGCTTTTTGTTCATGGCAGCCCTAATAGTCAACATGAATATCTCCTTCCAGATATGGATGCATTTGCAGCGTTAGAAAGAGTAGAAATGGCTGGAGCTGAAACTTTATTTTGTGGTCATACACACTTACCTTATCTTCGTGAATTAGGAAATGGAACAATTCGAGTAAGTCTTAAAAACAGTCCTAAGAATAAATTAGAAAATAAAGAAATGAATTTACCTATGAGAAGGATAGTCAATGCAGGGTCTGTTGGCGAACCGCGTCATGGAGGGATTAATGCTACCTATGTGATTTACGACGATGAAACAAACAATATTGATATAAAAGAAGTTTCATATGATATTAATCGAACCTGCAAAGCTATCATAGAAGTTGGGCTACCTCATATATTTGCATGGCGCCTGAGTCATGGCTTTGAATTTGCAGAACTGGCCGAGGATGCTAGTCATGTGTGTGAAAGATGA
- a CDS encoding YlxR family protein gives MSQNPILRRCVACKKVLDRKYFLKVTRDFQNGVVFSGGMGRSAYLCPTESCFEEALKRKRLQKALRCDVHSSVFNMLQKQLNTCIYSDTEA, from the coding sequence GTGAGTCAAAACCCCATTCTGCGAAGGTGTGTAGCTTGCAAAAAAGTTCTTGATCGCAAGTATTTTTTAAAAGTTACTAGAGATTTTCAGAATGGAGTAGTTTTCTCAGGCGGGATGGGAAGATCAGCCTATCTCTGTCCAACTGAGTCATGTTTTGAAGAAGCTTTGAAGCGTAAAAGATTACAAAAAGCTTTGAGATGTGATGTACACTCAAGCGTTTTCAATATGCTCCAAAAACAACTCAATACCTGCATTTATTCAGATACTGAGGCATGA
- a CDS encoding metal ABC transporter permease, with the protein MSFINTNWWIIPLLITSFSGVLCPAMGTVLITHKRLLQVNLISHCVLPGLALAMALGIDPSIGGVLSGLVGAIAAESLTNKKNQNYEAVMNTILAGSMGLGVLLIPLLGIRIDLEAVLFGDLLTSNLSDLLRTLIAFSAFICLMLFGYDKLVHIGLDPEGAASSGVNVSFLNLALGFTTALVIVSSMSAVGVILVIALLSTPTLLGLQKARSLRVAMVRSSIFGLALSIIGFSLAMVMNLPPGPLISVLCVISLILLPNNR; encoded by the coding sequence ATGTCTTTTATCAATACAAATTGGTGGATCATTCCTCTTCTGATAACTTCTTTTTCAGGAGTGCTTTGCCCTGCCATGGGAACTGTATTGATAACTCATAAAAGGCTTCTTCAAGTAAATTTAATTTCACACTGTGTTTTGCCAGGACTTGCCTTGGCTATGGCGCTTGGGATTGACCCATCTATTGGAGGTGTCTTAAGCGGATTAGTGGGAGCTATTGCAGCAGAGAGTTTGACAAATAAAAAAAATCAAAATTATGAAGCTGTAATGAATACAATTCTTGCTGGTTCGATGGGACTTGGTGTTTTGCTTATACCTCTACTTGGAATCAGGATTGATTTGGAGGCTGTTTTGTTTGGAGATTTATTAACTTCAAATTTGAGCGATTTGTTAAGAACTTTGATTGCGTTCTCGGCATTCATTTGCTTAATGCTTTTTGGTTACGACAAGCTTGTTCATATTGGTTTAGACCCAGAAGGAGCTGCTTCAAGTGGCGTTAATGTGTCTTTTTTAAATTTAGCTCTGGGATTTACCACTGCACTTGTCATTGTGAGCTCAATGTCAGCAGTTGGGGTCATCCTTGTGATTGCGTTACTCTCAACACCAACTTTGTTGGGTTTACAGAAAGCTAGATCTCTGAGGGTTGCTATGGTTCGATCTTCCATATTTGGATTAGCTTTATCGATCATTGGTTTTTCGCTTGCTATGGTTATGAATTTGCCTCCTGGCCCTCTTATTAGTGTTCTTTGTGTAATTTCATTGATTTTGCTACCAAACAATAGATAG